One stretch of Tepiditoga spiralis DNA includes these proteins:
- a CDS encoding sugar ABC transporter substrate-binding protein — MKKVLLALLAIFAVTIFSVDVGIVLPTKDEPRWVQDEARFKSALNDTNYSVEVLFSQGSSAKERQNVEALLSKGIKVLIICPQDAVAAAGTVNLAKKAGVEVISYDRLVTNTNSVDYYVTFDSVEVGRAQGRFLVDHASGKNNPLYLYAGALSDNNAFLFFQGAWEVLQPKIADGTFRIINSTEAQNLKNKKNLSREETSKIINQITTDWSFTVARRKAEDNLTRARRTDKGNVFILAPNDGTARAIADAFKQDRDVKSYYVTGQDAEKASIQYIISGKQSMTVFKDVRLLVKDAINVAQFLLKGVKLITPQAYDNGSKMVPAIQSEIQVVTKDNVKKILIDSKYYKDSDFRW; from the coding sequence ATGAAAAAAGTTTTGTTGGCATTGTTGGCTATTTTTGCAGTTACTATTTTTTCTGTTGATGTAGGAATTGTTTTACCTACAAAAGATGAACCAAGATGGGTACAAGATGAAGCAAGATTTAAGAGTGCATTAAATGACACTAACTATTCTGTTGAAGTTTTATTCAGTCAAGGTAGTTCTGCAAAAGAAAGACAAAATGTTGAAGCATTACTTTCAAAAGGGATTAAAGTATTAATCATTTGTCCACAAGATGCTGTAGCAGCTGCTGGTACAGTAAACTTAGCAAAAAAAGCTGGAGTAGAGGTAATTTCTTATGATAGACTAGTAACTAACACAAATTCTGTTGATTATTATGTAACCTTTGACAGTGTTGAAGTTGGAAGAGCACAAGGTAGATTTTTAGTTGATCATGCAAGTGGAAAAAATAATCCATTATACTTATATGCTGGAGCATTATCAGACAACAACGCATTTTTATTTTTCCAAGGTGCATGGGAAGTTTTACAACCAAAAATTGCTGATGGTACATTTAGAATTATTAATTCTACAGAAGCACAAAATTTAAAAAATAAAAAGAATTTAAGTAGAGAAGAAACATCTAAAATAATAAATCAAATTACAACAGATTGGAGTTTTACAGTAGCAAGAAGAAAAGCTGAAGATAATTTAACAAGAGCAAGAAGAACAGATAAAGGAAATGTATTTATTTTAGCACCAAATGATGGTACAGCAAGAGCTATAGCAGATGCATTTAAACAAGATAGAGATGTTAAAAGCTATTATGTTACAGGTCAAGATGCTGAAAAAGCTTCTATTCAGTATATTATTAGTGGAAAACAATCTATGACAGTATTTAAAGATGTTAGATTGTTAGTAAAAGATGCTATAAATGTTGCTCAATTCTTATTAAAAGGAGTAAAGTTGATAACACCACAAGCATATGACAATGGATCAAAAATGGTTCCTGCAATTCAATCAGAAATTCAAGTTGTTACAAAAGATAATGTAAAAAAGATCTTAATAGATTCTAAATATTATAAAGATTCAGATTTTAGATGGTAA
- a CDS encoding sugar ABC transporter ATP-binding protein — protein sequence MSEYILEMKNITKEFPGVKALDKVNFKVKKGEIHCLIGENGSGKSTLMKVLSGFHKYGSYDGEIIFEGEKQQFNSIYDSEKIGIITIYQELALIPELTIYENIFLGHEIKNKGMIDWNKTTSESEKVLKKLGYELDTSKKIKDFGVGIQQIIEIAKALSKNVKLLVLDEPTSSLNETDSENLLRIVKELKKQGITSILISHKLNEILEVADTITILRDGLTIKTIENNENITENEIIKHMVGREITDIYPKRDSNIGEKLFEVKNWKAFDTKNERYVVKSANFNVKKGEIVGIAGLIGAGRTELAHSIFGNPDDYKISGELYFEGEKRNFKSTSDAIKTGIAYVSEDRKGNGLILDFDIKTNITVANLKKIIKNKMFVNENEEVIVAQDYRKSLKIKSYSIEQKVLNLSGGNQQKVSLAKWLFVSPKLLILDEPTRGIDVGAKHEIYSIMNELVKEGMSIIMISSELPEVLGMSDRVYVMSGGKITGELSKEEATQEKIMVLAVDY from the coding sequence TTGAGTGAATATATTCTTGAAATGAAAAATATAACTAAAGAATTCCCGGGAGTAAAAGCTTTAGACAAAGTTAATTTTAAAGTAAAAAAAGGTGAAATACATTGTTTAATTGGTGAAAATGGATCAGGTAAATCAACACTAATGAAGGTTCTTAGTGGATTTCATAAGTATGGAAGTTATGATGGTGAAATAATTTTTGAGGGTGAAAAGCAACAATTTAATAGCATATATGATAGTGAAAAAATTGGTATTATAACAATTTATCAAGAATTAGCTTTGATACCAGAACTAACTATATATGAAAATATTTTTTTGGGTCATGAAATTAAAAACAAAGGTATGATAGATTGGAATAAAACTACATCTGAATCTGAAAAAGTTTTAAAAAAACTTGGATATGAATTGGATACATCAAAAAAAATAAAAGATTTTGGTGTTGGAATACAGCAAATTATTGAAATAGCTAAAGCTCTTAGTAAAAATGTTAAATTATTAGTTTTAGATGAACCAACTTCATCGTTGAATGAAACTGATAGTGAAAATTTATTAAGAATAGTAAAAGAATTAAAAAAACAAGGTATTACTTCTATTTTAATATCTCATAAATTAAACGAAATTTTAGAAGTTGCTGATACGATAACAATTTTAAGAGATGGATTAACCATAAAAACAATTGAAAATAATGAAAATATAACTGAAAATGAAATTATTAAGCATATGGTTGGGAGAGAAATTACTGATATTTATCCAAAAAGAGATAGCAATATTGGAGAAAAATTATTTGAAGTAAAAAATTGGAAAGCTTTTGATACAAAAAATGAAAGATATGTTGTGAAATCTGCTAATTTTAATGTAAAAAAAGGAGAAATAGTTGGTATTGCTGGATTAATTGGTGCAGGTAGAACAGAACTTGCACACAGTATTTTTGGAAATCCAGATGATTATAAGATAAGTGGTGAATTATATTTTGAGGGTGAAAAACGAAATTTTAAATCAACATCAGATGCAATAAAAACTGGTATTGCATATGTTTCAGAAGATAGAAAAGGGAATGGACTTATTTTAGACTTTGATATAAAAACTAATATTACAGTTGCAAACTTGAAAAAAATAATAAAAAATAAAATGTTTGTAAATGAGAATGAGGAAGTTATAGTAGCTCAAGATTATAGAAAATCATTAAAAATTAAATCTTACAGTATAGAACAAAAAGTTTTAAATCTTAGTGGAGGTAATCAACAAAAAGTATCTTTAGCAAAATGGCTTTTTGTATCACCAAAATTATTGATATTAGATGAACCAACAAGAGGTATAGATGTTGGGGCAAAACATGAAATATATAGTATTATGAATGAATTAGTTAAAGAAGGTATGAGTATAATAATGATTTCTTCAGAACTACCAGAAGTTTTAGGAATGAGCGATAGAGTATATGTAATGTCTGGTGGAAAGATAACTGGTGAACTCAGTAAAGAAGAAGCAACTCAAGAAAAAATAATGGTATTAGCTGTAGATTATTAG